In Camelina sativa cultivar DH55 chromosome 16, Cs, whole genome shotgun sequence, a single window of DNA contains:
- the LOC104750671 gene encoding 3-ketoacyl-CoA synthase 6 isoform X2, with the protein MPQAPMPELTSSVKLKYVKLGYQYLVNHFLSFLLIPIMAIGAVELLRMGPEEILNVWNSLEFDLVQVLCTSFFVIFISTVYFMSKPRTIYLVDYSCYKPPVTCRVPFATFMEHSRLILKDKPKSVEFQMRILERSGLGEETSLPPAIHYIPPTPTMDAARSEAQLVIFTAMDDLFKKTGLKPKDVDILIVNCSLFSPTPSLSAMVINKYKLRSNIKSVNLSGMGCSAGLISVDLARDLLQVHPNSNAIIVSTEIITPNYYQGNERAMLLPNCLFRMGAAAILMSNRRSDRWRAKYKLSHLVRTHRGADDKSFYCVYEQEDKEGHVGINLSKDLMAIAGEALKANITTIGPLVLPASEQLLFLLSLIGRKIFNPKLKPYIPDFKLAFEHFCIHAGGRAVIDELQKNLQLSGEHVEASRMTLHRFGNTSSSSLWYELSYIESKGRMRRGDRVWQIAFGSGFKCNSAVWKCNRTIKTPKDGPWSDCIDRYPVFIPEVVKL; encoded by the exons ATGCCTCAGGCACCTATGCCAGAGTTAACTAGCTCGGTGAAGCTCAAGTACGTGAAACTTGGTTACCAATACTTGGTCAATCAtttcttgagttttcttttgATCCCGATCATGGCGATCGGAGCCGTTGAGCTTCTTCGGATGGGTCCTGAAGAGATCCTTAATGTTTGGAATTCGCTCGAGTTTGATCTAGTTCAGGTTCTATGCACTTCCTTCTTTGTCATCTTCATCTCCACAGTTTACTTCATGTCCAAGCCACGTACCATCTACCTCGTTGACTATTCTTGTTACAAGCCGCCTGTCACGTGCCGTGTTCCTTTTGCAACTTTCATGGAACACTCTCGTTTGATCCTCAAGGACAAGCCTAAGAGCGTTGAGTTCCAAATGAGAATCCTCGAACGTTCTGGCCTAGGTGAAGAGACTTCTCTCCCTCCGGCTATTCACTATATTCCTCCAACACCAACCATGGACGCGGCTAGAAGTGAGGCTCAGTTGGTTATCTTCACGGCCATGGACGATCTCTTCAAGAAAACTGGTCTAAAACCTAAAGACGTCGACATCCTCATCGTCAActgctctctcttctctccaacTCCATCTCTCTCCGCCATGGTCATCAACAAATATAAGCTTAGAAGCAACATCAAAAGCGTTAATCTCTCGGGGATGGGTTGCAGCGCGGGTTTGATCTCAGTTGATCTAGCCCGCGACTTGCTCCAAGTTCATCCCAATTCGAATGCAATCATCGTCAGCACGGAGATCATAACACCTAATTACTATCAGGGAAACGAGAGAGCCATGTTGTTACCAAATTGCCTCTTCCGCATGGGAGCGGCAGCCATCCTCATGTCAAACCGCCGGTCTGACCGGTGGCGAGCCAAATACAAGCTTTCCCACCTTGTCCGTACCCACCGTGGTGCCGACGACAAGTCTTTCTATTGCGTTTACGAAcaggaagacaaagaaggacACGTTGGGATCAACTTGTCCAAAGATCTCATGGCCATCGCCGGTGAAGCCCTCAAGGCTAATATCACCACAATAG GTCCATTGGTCCTACCAGCGTCGGAacaactcctcttcctcttgtcCTTAATCGGACGTAAAATCTTCAACCCGAAATTGAAACCATACATACCGGATTTCAAACTGGCCTTTGAACACTTCTGCATTCACGCGGGAGGTAGAGCGGTGATCGACGAGCTCCAGAAGAATCTACAGCTATCAGGAGAACACGTTGAGGCCTCAAGAATGACACTGCATCGTTTTGGTAACACTTCATCGTCATCGTTATGGTACGAGCTAAGCTACATCGAGTCTAAAGGGAGAATGAGGAGAGGCGATCGAGTCTGGCAGATCGCGTTTGGGAGTGGTTTTAAGTGTAACTCTGCCGTTTGGAAGTGTAACCGTACGATTAAGACACCTAAGGACGGACCATGGTCCGATTGTATCGACCGTTACCCAGTCTTTATCCCTGAAGTTGTCAAACTCTGA
- the LOC104750671 gene encoding 3-ketoacyl-CoA synthase 6 isoform X1, protein MPQAPMPELTSSVKLKYVKLGYQYLVNHFLSFLLIPIMAIGAVELLRMGPEEILNVWNSLEFDLVQVLCTSFFVIFISTVYFMSKPRTIYLVDYSCYKPPVTCRVPFATFMEHSRLILKDKPKSVEFQMRILERSGLGEETCLPPAIHYIPPTPTMDAARSEAQLVIFTAMDDLFKKTGLKPKDVDILIVNCSLFSPTPSLSAMVINKYKLRSNIKSVNLSGMGCSAGLISVDLARDLLQVHPNSNAIIVSTEIITPNYYQGNERAMLLPNCLFRMGAAAILMSNRRSDRWRAKYKLSHLVRTHRGADDKSFYCVYEQEDKEGHVGINLSKDLMAIAGEALKANITTIGPLVLPASEQLLFLLSLIGRKIFNPKLKPYIPDFKLAFEHFCIHAGGRAVIDELQKNLQLSGEHVEASRMTLHRFGNTSSSSLWYELSYIESKGRMRRGDRVWQIAFGSGFKCNSAVWKCNRTIKTPKDGPWSDCIDRYPVFIPEVVKL, encoded by the exons GTTATCAATACTTGGTCAATCAtttcttgagttttcttttgATCCCGATCATGGCGATCGGCGCCGTTGAGCTTCTTCGGATGGGTCCTGAAGAGATCCTTAATGTTTGGAATTCGCTCGAGTTTGATCTAGTTCAGGTTCTATGCACTTCCTTCTTTGTCATCTTCATCTCCACAGTTTACTTCATGTCCAAGCCACGTACCATCTACCTCGTTGACTATTCTTGTTACAAGCCGCCTGTCACGTGCCGTGTTCCTTTTGCAACTTTCATGGAACACTCTCGTTTGATCCTCAAGGACAAGCCTAAGAGCGTTGAGTTCCAAATGAGAATCCTCGAACGTTCTGGCCTCGGTGAAGAGACTTGTCTCCCTCCTGCTATTCAT TATATTCCTCCAACACCAACCATGGACGCGGCTAGAAGTGAGGCTCAGTTGGTTATCTTCACGGCCATGGACGATCTCTTCAAGAAAACTGGTCTAAAACCTAAAGACGTCGACATCCTCATCGTCAActgctctctcttctctccaacTCCATCTCTCTCCGCCATGGTCATCAACAAATATAAGCTTAGAAGCAACATCAAAAGCGTTAATCTCTCGGGGATGGGTTGCAGCGCGGGTTTGATCTCAGTTGATCTAGCCCGCGACTTGCTCCAAGTTCATCCCAATTCGAATGCAATCATCGTCAGCACGGAGATCATAACACCTAATTACTATCAGGGAAACGAGAGAGCCATGTTGTTACCAAATTGCCTCTTCCGCATGGGAGCGGCAGCCATCCTCATGTCAAACCGCCGGTCTGACCGGTGGCGAGCCAAATACAAGCTTTCCCACCTTGTCCGTACCCACCGTGGTGCCGACGACAAGTCTTTCTATTGCGTTTACGAAcaggaagacaaagaaggacACGTTGGGATCAACTTGTCCAAAGATCTCATGGCCATCGCCGGTGAAGCCCTCAAGGCTAATATCACCACAATAG GTCCATTGGTCCTACCAGCGTCGGAacaactcctcttcctcttgtcCTTAATCGGACGTAAAATCTTCAACCCGAAATTGAAACCATACATACCGGATTTCAAACTGGCCTTTGAACACTTCTGCATTCACGCGGGAGGTAGAGCGGTGATCGACGAGCTCCAGAAGAATCTACAGCTATCAGGAGAACACGTTGAGGCCTCAAGAATGACACTGCATCGTTTTGGTAACACTTCATCGTCATCGTTATGGTACGAGCTAAGCTACATCGAGTCTAAAGGGAGAATGAGGAGAGGCGATCGAGTCTGGCAGATCGCGTTTGGGAGTGGTTTTAAGTGTAACTCTGCCGTTTGGAAGTGTAACCGTACGATTAAGACACCTAAGGACGGACCATGGTCCGATTGTATCGACCGTTACCCAGTCTTTATCCCTGAAGTTGTCAAACTCTGA